In one window of Balaenoptera musculus isolate JJ_BM4_2016_0621 chromosome 10, mBalMus1.pri.v3, whole genome shotgun sequence DNA:
- the HELB gene encoding DNA helicase B isoform X1, with protein sequence MASLSQALRELQGPLLPPKDLVEDEDDYLKGDAEEEEDTVFVDAEELCSGGVKAGSLPGRLRVSIFDENTHQQCEVFGRFPLMGPWWRVKVQVQPVGSRSYQVQGFPSYFLQSDMSAPNQLHICSLFLKDCNVPSESRNKFLAWVNDESSYKDLNFENLREKLRTYQKNIGRNTQKQSTQKTQEESPPDYEILLPLENTIPYITVMRALQFPKIMEFLPVLLPRHFKRLISSDSAEVLEEIEEILRTQPWKLGFRKITYRQLKLLQCEASWTSFCQCRSLLQLMTDLEKNALVIYSELKQMCRQQGHTCVEEADLTSELSDRMSFHDAWQSLKFLKDIGVVTYEKGCVFLYDLYQAERGIASSICDLMTRSPWRLHVDVKKVLASIHTTGPENSGSDDTLNNSKPDETRLEDPVDIWDTQDSGDHILDNGENEVKAEISEVQLDQDQVAALDMICSNAVTVISGKGGSGKTTIVSQLFKHIELLEEREVKKACEDFEQDQNVPEEWITFTQQSQPKPGKAIEVLLTAPTGKAAGLLRQKTGFNAYTLCQVNYSFYLWEKKTTTKDMPWKFSSVRVLVVDEGSLVSVGIFKSVLNLLCEHSQLSKLIILGDIRQLPSIEPGNLLKDLFETLKSRNCAVELKTNHRAESELIVDNATRISRRQFPTFDAELNISDDPTFPVSIQDKSFIFVRLPEEDASSQFSKNNHHSYLYSAVSTLLKEKDLEDAKTSQFIAFRRQDCDVINTCCCKHYTGRLIKNHQNRLEFGVGDKICCTRNAYLSDLLPENTFNSQQNNELKASGEDFNGTPHGFAKNKHDFESGIRLCNGEVFFITEDKTDITFGKQRFLTINNMAGFEVTVDFGKLMQYCHIKHAWARTIHTFQGSEEKTVVYVVGKAGRQHWQHVYTAVTRGRCRVYVIAEESQLRSAIMKNSIPRKTRLKHFLQNKLSESCASPAEFASPSKSPEDSRRPSTHPSASPLPTVTDDRVTDDVPRRRASVAGDTLFAFAEGWKLSSSDAVHASEDPSQSRGSKRTCCTNAAASPSKILMVEESSPQMSSKLQNLRLNSLTPRQLFKPTNNQET encoded by the exons ATGGCTTCGCTGAGTCAGGCATTGCGCGAGCTACAGGGACCTTTGCTCCCACCCAAGGACCTGGTGGAGGACGAAGATGATTATCTGAAGGGGGAtgcggaggaggaggaagataCGGTGTTTGTCGATGCCGAGGAGCTCTGCAGTGGGGGCGTAAAGGCGGGCAGCCTCCCTGGTCGGCTCCGTG tttcaattTTTGATGAAAACACTCACCAGCAATGTGAAGTGTTTGGACGTTTTCCATTAATGGGTCCTTGGTGGCGAGTGAAGGTACAGGTACAGCCTGTAGGATCGAGGAGCTATCAAGTTCAAGGATTTCCTTCTTACTTTTTACAGTCAGATATGTCAGCACCAAATCAGTTACACATCTGTTCCCTCTTTCTTAAAGACTGTAATGTCCCCagtgaaagcagaaataaatttttaGCATGGGTAAATGATGAATCAAGTTATAAAGACCTCAACTTTGAAAATCTTAGGGAAAAATTAAGAACTTACCAAAAGAATATTGGAAGGAATACTCAAAAACAATCTACACAGAAAACGCAAGAAGAGTCACCACCAGATTATGAGATACTGCTTCCTCTGGAAAACACAA TTCCATATATAACTGTGATGAGAGCTTTGCAGTTTCCAAAAATAATGGAATTCCTTCCAGTTCTTCTGCCCCGACACTTTAAACGGCTCATAAGCTCAGATTCTGCAGAGGTGTTGGAAGAGATAGAAGAGATTTTACGTACACAGCCATGGAAACTCGGATTTCGTAAA ataaCCTACAGACAGTTGAAGCTTCTGCAATGTGAGGCAAGTTGGACATCGTTTTGTCAGTGCAGGTCTCTTCTCCAGTTGATGACTGATTTGGAGAAGAATGCATTAGTAATATATTCTGAACTGAAGCAGATGTGTAGACAGCAAGGGCACACGTGTGTTGAAGAAGCTGACTTAACTTCTGAATTGTCAGACCGCATGTCTTTTCATGATGCTTGGCAGTCTCTGAAGTTCTTGAAGGATATCGGTGTGGTGACGTATGAGAAGGGCTGTGTCTTTCTTTATGACCTTTACCAGGCTGAAAGAGGCATTGCCTCTTCAATCTGTGACCTGATGACAAGGTCGCCATGGCGATTACATGTTGATGTCAAAAAGGTGCTTGCGTCTATTCACACCACAGGACCTGAGAATTCAGGAAGTGATGATACGCTGAATAACAGTAAACCTGATGAAACAAGATTAGAAGATCCTGTGGATATTTGGGACACGCAGGACAGCGGTGACCATATTTTGGATAATGGTGAAAATGAAGTTAAGGCAGAAATAAGTGAAGTCCAACTGGATCAGGATCAGGTGGCTGCTTTGGACATGATTTGCTCCAATGCTGTGACAGTCATAAGTGGGAAAGGTGGTAGTGGGAAGACCACAATTGTTAGCCAGCTTTTTAAGCATATAGAGCTGTTGGaagaaagagaagtgaaaaaagcTTGTGAAGATTTTGAACAAGACCAGAATGTACCAGAAGAATGGATTACCTTCACCCAGCAAAGTCAGCCGAAGCCGGGCAAGGCTATAGAAGTTTTACTTACAGCACCTACAGGGAAAGCAGCTGGCTTACTGAGACAGAAAACTGGTTTCAACGCTTATACGCTATGTCAG GTCAATTATAGCTTCTACttatgggagaaaaaaacaacGACCAAGGACATGCCATGGAAATTTTCTTCAGTTAGAGTTCTGGTTGTGGATGAAGGGAGTTTGGTATCTGTCGGAATCTTTAAATCAGTTTTAAATTTACTGTGTGAGCACTCCCAACTTTCTAAGCTTATTATCCTTG gTGATATTAGACAGTTACCCAGTATTGAACCTGGTAACTTGCTGAAAGATCTTTTTGAGACTCTCAAGTCAAGAAATTGTGCTGTTGAACTAAAGACAAACCATAGAGCAGAATCTGAACTAATTGTGGACAATGCTACAAG AATCTCAAGACGCCAGTTTCCAACATTTGATGCAGAGCTGAATATCTCTGATGATCCAACATTCCCTGTCTCAATACAagataaatcatttatttttgttagaCTCCCAGAAGAAGATGCCAGTTCTCAGTTCTCAAAAAATAATCATCACTCTT ATTTATATTCTGCAGTTAGTACTTTACTCaaagaaaaggacctagaagatgCAAAAACATCACAATTTATTGCATTTAGAAG GCAGGACTGTGACGTGATCAACACCTGCTGTTGCAAGCACTACACGGGCCGTCTAATCAA AAACCATCAGAATAGACTTGAATTTGGAGTTGGTGATAAAATTTGTTGTACCAGGAATGCGTATCTCTCAGACTTACTCCCTGAAAATACCTTCAACAGCCAACAAAATAATGAACTAAAGGCCAGTGGCGAAGACTTCAATGGTACTCCTCATGGTTTTGCTAAAAATAAGCATGACTTTGAAAGTGGTATTCGACTCTGCAATGGAGAAGTATTTTTCATAACAGAG GATAAAACTGATATAACTTTTGGAAAGCAAAGATTTTTGACCATTAATAATATGGCTGGCTTCGAAGTAACTGTGGATTTTgggaaactaatgcaatattgtcACATAAAACATGCATGGGCAAGAACTATTCACACTTTTCAG GGGTCGGAGGAGAAGACAGTCGTGTATGTGGTTGGGAAGGCGGGCCGCCAGCACTGGCAGCACGTGTACACAGCGGTGACCCGGGGCCGCTGCAGAGTGTACGTCATTGCAGAAGAGTCTCAGCTTCGGAGCGCAATTATGAAAAACAGCATTCCCAGAAAAACtcgtttaaaacattttttgcaaAACAAGCTCTCCGAGAGCTGTGCATCTCCAGCAGAGTTTGCATCCCCATCAAAGAGCCCTGAAGACAGCAGGAGACCCAGCACCCATCCCTCAGCATCCCCACTCCCTACAGTCACAGATGACAGGGTGACAGATGACGTCCCCAGAAGGAGGGCCTCTGTGGCTGGTGACACGCTGTTTGCCTTTGCTGAAGGATGGAAATTATCTTCATCTGATGCAGTGCATGCAAGTGAGGATCCGTCACAATCGAGAGGGTCCAAAAGAACATGTTGCACGAATGCCGCTGCAAGTCCAAGCAAAATTCTTATG
- the HELB gene encoding DNA helicase B isoform X3, translating to MASLSQALRELQGPLLPPKDLVEDEDDYLKGDAEEEEDTVFVDAEELCSGGVKAGSLPGRLRVSIFDENTHQQCEVFGRFPLMGPWWRVKVQVQPVGSRSYQVQGFPSYFLQSDMSAPNQLHICSLFLKDCNVPSESRNKFLAWVNDESSYKDLNFENLREKLRTYQKNIGRNTQKQSTQKTQEESPPDYEILLPLENTIPYITVMRALQFPKIMEFLPVLLPRHFKRLISSDSAEVLEEIEEILRTQPWKLGFRKITYRQLKLLQCEASWTSFCQCRSLLQLMTDLEKNALVIYSELKQMCRQQGHTCVEEADLTSELSDRMSFHDAWQSLKFLKDIGVVTYEKGCVFLYDLYQAERGIASSICDLMTRSPWRLHVDVKKVLASIHTTGPENSGSDDTLNNSKPDETRLEDPVDIWDTQDSGDHILDNGENEVKAEISEVQLDQDQVAALDMICSNAVTVISGKGGSGKTTIVSQLFKHIELLEEREVKKACEDFEQDQNVPEEWITFTQQSQPKPGKAIEVLLTAPTGKAAGLLRQKTGFNAYTLCQVNYSFYLWEKKTTTKDMPWKFSSVRVLVVDEGSLVSVGIFKSVLNLLCEHSQLSKLIILGDIRQLPSIEPGNLLKDLFETLKSRNCAVELKTNHRAESELIVDNATRISRRQFPTFDAELNISDDPTFPVSIQDKSFIFVRLPEEDASSQFSKNNHHSYLYSAVSTLLKEKDLEDAKTSQFIAFRRQDCDVINTCCCKHYTGRLIKNHQNRLEFGVGDKICCTRNAYLSDLLPENTFNSQQNNELKASGEDFNGTPHGFAKNKHDFESGIRLCNGEVFFITEDKTDITFGKQRFLTINNMAGFEVTVDFGKLMQYCHIKHAWARTIHTFQVEESSPQMSSKLQNLRLNSLTPRQLFKPTNNQET from the exons ATGGCTTCGCTGAGTCAGGCATTGCGCGAGCTACAGGGACCTTTGCTCCCACCCAAGGACCTGGTGGAGGACGAAGATGATTATCTGAAGGGGGAtgcggaggaggaggaagataCGGTGTTTGTCGATGCCGAGGAGCTCTGCAGTGGGGGCGTAAAGGCGGGCAGCCTCCCTGGTCGGCTCCGTG tttcaattTTTGATGAAAACACTCACCAGCAATGTGAAGTGTTTGGACGTTTTCCATTAATGGGTCCTTGGTGGCGAGTGAAGGTACAGGTACAGCCTGTAGGATCGAGGAGCTATCAAGTTCAAGGATTTCCTTCTTACTTTTTACAGTCAGATATGTCAGCACCAAATCAGTTACACATCTGTTCCCTCTTTCTTAAAGACTGTAATGTCCCCagtgaaagcagaaataaatttttaGCATGGGTAAATGATGAATCAAGTTATAAAGACCTCAACTTTGAAAATCTTAGGGAAAAATTAAGAACTTACCAAAAGAATATTGGAAGGAATACTCAAAAACAATCTACACAGAAAACGCAAGAAGAGTCACCACCAGATTATGAGATACTGCTTCCTCTGGAAAACACAA TTCCATATATAACTGTGATGAGAGCTTTGCAGTTTCCAAAAATAATGGAATTCCTTCCAGTTCTTCTGCCCCGACACTTTAAACGGCTCATAAGCTCAGATTCTGCAGAGGTGTTGGAAGAGATAGAAGAGATTTTACGTACACAGCCATGGAAACTCGGATTTCGTAAA ataaCCTACAGACAGTTGAAGCTTCTGCAATGTGAGGCAAGTTGGACATCGTTTTGTCAGTGCAGGTCTCTTCTCCAGTTGATGACTGATTTGGAGAAGAATGCATTAGTAATATATTCTGAACTGAAGCAGATGTGTAGACAGCAAGGGCACACGTGTGTTGAAGAAGCTGACTTAACTTCTGAATTGTCAGACCGCATGTCTTTTCATGATGCTTGGCAGTCTCTGAAGTTCTTGAAGGATATCGGTGTGGTGACGTATGAGAAGGGCTGTGTCTTTCTTTATGACCTTTACCAGGCTGAAAGAGGCATTGCCTCTTCAATCTGTGACCTGATGACAAGGTCGCCATGGCGATTACATGTTGATGTCAAAAAGGTGCTTGCGTCTATTCACACCACAGGACCTGAGAATTCAGGAAGTGATGATACGCTGAATAACAGTAAACCTGATGAAACAAGATTAGAAGATCCTGTGGATATTTGGGACACGCAGGACAGCGGTGACCATATTTTGGATAATGGTGAAAATGAAGTTAAGGCAGAAATAAGTGAAGTCCAACTGGATCAGGATCAGGTGGCTGCTTTGGACATGATTTGCTCCAATGCTGTGACAGTCATAAGTGGGAAAGGTGGTAGTGGGAAGACCACAATTGTTAGCCAGCTTTTTAAGCATATAGAGCTGTTGGaagaaagagaagtgaaaaaagcTTGTGAAGATTTTGAACAAGACCAGAATGTACCAGAAGAATGGATTACCTTCACCCAGCAAAGTCAGCCGAAGCCGGGCAAGGCTATAGAAGTTTTACTTACAGCACCTACAGGGAAAGCAGCTGGCTTACTGAGACAGAAAACTGGTTTCAACGCTTATACGCTATGTCAG GTCAATTATAGCTTCTACttatgggagaaaaaaacaacGACCAAGGACATGCCATGGAAATTTTCTTCAGTTAGAGTTCTGGTTGTGGATGAAGGGAGTTTGGTATCTGTCGGAATCTTTAAATCAGTTTTAAATTTACTGTGTGAGCACTCCCAACTTTCTAAGCTTATTATCCTTG gTGATATTAGACAGTTACCCAGTATTGAACCTGGTAACTTGCTGAAAGATCTTTTTGAGACTCTCAAGTCAAGAAATTGTGCTGTTGAACTAAAGACAAACCATAGAGCAGAATCTGAACTAATTGTGGACAATGCTACAAG AATCTCAAGACGCCAGTTTCCAACATTTGATGCAGAGCTGAATATCTCTGATGATCCAACATTCCCTGTCTCAATACAagataaatcatttatttttgttagaCTCCCAGAAGAAGATGCCAGTTCTCAGTTCTCAAAAAATAATCATCACTCTT ATTTATATTCTGCAGTTAGTACTTTACTCaaagaaaaggacctagaagatgCAAAAACATCACAATTTATTGCATTTAGAAG GCAGGACTGTGACGTGATCAACACCTGCTGTTGCAAGCACTACACGGGCCGTCTAATCAA AAACCATCAGAATAGACTTGAATTTGGAGTTGGTGATAAAATTTGTTGTACCAGGAATGCGTATCTCTCAGACTTACTCCCTGAAAATACCTTCAACAGCCAACAAAATAATGAACTAAAGGCCAGTGGCGAAGACTTCAATGGTACTCCTCATGGTTTTGCTAAAAATAAGCATGACTTTGAAAGTGGTATTCGACTCTGCAATGGAGAAGTATTTTTCATAACAGAG GATAAAACTGATATAACTTTTGGAAAGCAAAGATTTTTGACCATTAATAATATGGCTGGCTTCGAAGTAACTGTGGATTTTgggaaactaatgcaatattgtcACATAAAACATGCATGGGCAAGAACTATTCACACTTTTCAG
- the HELB gene encoding DNA helicase B isoform X2: protein MASLSQALRELQGPLLPPKDLVEDEDDYLKGDAEEEEDTVFVDAEELCSGGVKAGSLPGRLRVSIFDENTHQQCEVFGRFPLMGPWWRVKVQVQPVGSRSYQVQGFPSYFLQSDMSAPNQLHICSLFLKDCNVPSESRNKFLAWVNDESSYKDLNFENLREKLRTYQKNIGRNTQKQSTQKTQEESPPDYEILLPLENTIPYITVMRALQFPKIMEFLPVLLPRHFKRLISSDSAEVLEEIEEILRTQPWKLGFRKITYRQLKLLQCEASWTSFCQCRSLLQLMTDLEKNALVIYSELKQMCRQQGHTCVEEADLTSELSDRMSFHDAWQSLKFLKDIGVVTYEKGCVFLYDLYQAERGIASSICDLMTRSPWRLHVDVKKVLASIHTTGPENSGSDDTLNNSKPDETRLEDPVDIWDTQDSGDHILDNGENEVKAEISEVQLDQDQVAALDMICSNAVTVISGKGGSGKTTIVSQLFKHIELLEEREVKKACEDFEQDQNVPEEWITFTQQSQPKPGKAIEVLLTAPTGKAAGLLRQKTGFNAYTLCQVNYSFYLWEKKTTTKDMPWKFSSVRVLVVDEGSLVSVGIFKSVLNLLCEHSQLSKLIILGDIRQLPSIEPGNLLKDLFETLKSRNCAVELKTNHRAESELIVDNATRISRRQFPTFDAELNISDDPTFPVSIQDKSFIFVRLPEEDASSQFSKNNHHSYLYSAVSTLLKEKDLEDAKTSQFIAFRRQDCDVINTCCCKHYTGRLIKNHQNRLEFGVGDKICCTRNAYLSDLLPENTFNSQQNNELKASGEDFNGTPHGFAKNKHDFESGIRLCNGEVFFITEDKTDITFGKQRFLTINNMAGFEVTVDFGKLMQYCHIKHAWARTIHTFQELAHATVKAGFGRVQNLQVEESSPQMSSKLQNLRLNSLTPRQLFKPTNNQET from the exons ATGGCTTCGCTGAGTCAGGCATTGCGCGAGCTACAGGGACCTTTGCTCCCACCCAAGGACCTGGTGGAGGACGAAGATGATTATCTGAAGGGGGAtgcggaggaggaggaagataCGGTGTTTGTCGATGCCGAGGAGCTCTGCAGTGGGGGCGTAAAGGCGGGCAGCCTCCCTGGTCGGCTCCGTG tttcaattTTTGATGAAAACACTCACCAGCAATGTGAAGTGTTTGGACGTTTTCCATTAATGGGTCCTTGGTGGCGAGTGAAGGTACAGGTACAGCCTGTAGGATCGAGGAGCTATCAAGTTCAAGGATTTCCTTCTTACTTTTTACAGTCAGATATGTCAGCACCAAATCAGTTACACATCTGTTCCCTCTTTCTTAAAGACTGTAATGTCCCCagtgaaagcagaaataaatttttaGCATGGGTAAATGATGAATCAAGTTATAAAGACCTCAACTTTGAAAATCTTAGGGAAAAATTAAGAACTTACCAAAAGAATATTGGAAGGAATACTCAAAAACAATCTACACAGAAAACGCAAGAAGAGTCACCACCAGATTATGAGATACTGCTTCCTCTGGAAAACACAA TTCCATATATAACTGTGATGAGAGCTTTGCAGTTTCCAAAAATAATGGAATTCCTTCCAGTTCTTCTGCCCCGACACTTTAAACGGCTCATAAGCTCAGATTCTGCAGAGGTGTTGGAAGAGATAGAAGAGATTTTACGTACACAGCCATGGAAACTCGGATTTCGTAAA ataaCCTACAGACAGTTGAAGCTTCTGCAATGTGAGGCAAGTTGGACATCGTTTTGTCAGTGCAGGTCTCTTCTCCAGTTGATGACTGATTTGGAGAAGAATGCATTAGTAATATATTCTGAACTGAAGCAGATGTGTAGACAGCAAGGGCACACGTGTGTTGAAGAAGCTGACTTAACTTCTGAATTGTCAGACCGCATGTCTTTTCATGATGCTTGGCAGTCTCTGAAGTTCTTGAAGGATATCGGTGTGGTGACGTATGAGAAGGGCTGTGTCTTTCTTTATGACCTTTACCAGGCTGAAAGAGGCATTGCCTCTTCAATCTGTGACCTGATGACAAGGTCGCCATGGCGATTACATGTTGATGTCAAAAAGGTGCTTGCGTCTATTCACACCACAGGACCTGAGAATTCAGGAAGTGATGATACGCTGAATAACAGTAAACCTGATGAAACAAGATTAGAAGATCCTGTGGATATTTGGGACACGCAGGACAGCGGTGACCATATTTTGGATAATGGTGAAAATGAAGTTAAGGCAGAAATAAGTGAAGTCCAACTGGATCAGGATCAGGTGGCTGCTTTGGACATGATTTGCTCCAATGCTGTGACAGTCATAAGTGGGAAAGGTGGTAGTGGGAAGACCACAATTGTTAGCCAGCTTTTTAAGCATATAGAGCTGTTGGaagaaagagaagtgaaaaaagcTTGTGAAGATTTTGAACAAGACCAGAATGTACCAGAAGAATGGATTACCTTCACCCAGCAAAGTCAGCCGAAGCCGGGCAAGGCTATAGAAGTTTTACTTACAGCACCTACAGGGAAAGCAGCTGGCTTACTGAGACAGAAAACTGGTTTCAACGCTTATACGCTATGTCAG GTCAATTATAGCTTCTACttatgggagaaaaaaacaacGACCAAGGACATGCCATGGAAATTTTCTTCAGTTAGAGTTCTGGTTGTGGATGAAGGGAGTTTGGTATCTGTCGGAATCTTTAAATCAGTTTTAAATTTACTGTGTGAGCACTCCCAACTTTCTAAGCTTATTATCCTTG gTGATATTAGACAGTTACCCAGTATTGAACCTGGTAACTTGCTGAAAGATCTTTTTGAGACTCTCAAGTCAAGAAATTGTGCTGTTGAACTAAAGACAAACCATAGAGCAGAATCTGAACTAATTGTGGACAATGCTACAAG AATCTCAAGACGCCAGTTTCCAACATTTGATGCAGAGCTGAATATCTCTGATGATCCAACATTCCCTGTCTCAATACAagataaatcatttatttttgttagaCTCCCAGAAGAAGATGCCAGTTCTCAGTTCTCAAAAAATAATCATCACTCTT ATTTATATTCTGCAGTTAGTACTTTACTCaaagaaaaggacctagaagatgCAAAAACATCACAATTTATTGCATTTAGAAG GCAGGACTGTGACGTGATCAACACCTGCTGTTGCAAGCACTACACGGGCCGTCTAATCAA AAACCATCAGAATAGACTTGAATTTGGAGTTGGTGATAAAATTTGTTGTACCAGGAATGCGTATCTCTCAGACTTACTCCCTGAAAATACCTTCAACAGCCAACAAAATAATGAACTAAAGGCCAGTGGCGAAGACTTCAATGGTACTCCTCATGGTTTTGCTAAAAATAAGCATGACTTTGAAAGTGGTATTCGACTCTGCAATGGAGAAGTATTTTTCATAACAGAG GATAAAACTGATATAACTTTTGGAAAGCAAAGATTTTTGACCATTAATAATATGGCTGGCTTCGAAGTAACTGTGGATTTTgggaaactaatgcaatattgtcACATAAAACATGCATGGGCAAGAACTATTCACACTTTTCAG